In one Gossypium hirsutum isolate 1008001.06 chromosome D09, Gossypium_hirsutum_v2.1, whole genome shotgun sequence genomic region, the following are encoded:
- the LOC107891691 gene encoding centromere protein C isoform X1 — protein sequence MSISDAEEVMENPRERRPALGRKRARFSLKHNSSQPTVSLEPSLDIDKLNDPEEFFMAFDRIEKAKKEIQKQTGGVPSNLDENAQSMAARPRRPGIARRSVKYKHRYSTSMSPVESFDEELRSPLCGSQQEKSDPVLELAEKLAGSVTKAENNINQLLDHLLSSNYDGDEAVSLLKERLQIKPVDLDKICLPDLQDIRRIDLKASKENLTKPRNSISDLMKGISKRTPNRLAECSVHCSGSPTPPSSLASVLLLKKQSLRFNVLNDPFSNDDIDRSPVRNASPMENTSKQSDQVGIEKEPSVSHCIDRRSPKQQCESFVHHLASPTPPRNPLASMSLQNKYVLQLDPLSHPFPTDNIDKSPGGSASAVESIKKQSSQVDTEKEWNVSQLLRSPILESNQTTTANANTELDGRDFAGLFDKFVNDNDSRLDCGISAVSSGSQAALENNGLSRPEVDTDSQTRKPIEFGGRVEDIPLEAVVSAHVQLNVEGTTIVNSHTIQIESDQANPAMDQDHGMDGPSRAVESGQELHEQQNKKGKTKRSAHRVLKRKEVSRRQSLAGAGTTFDTEGRRRSTRIRSRPLEFWKGERFLYGRVHSSLSTVIGIKYESPEKADGENPTLKVKSFVSDEYKDLVELAARF from the exons ATGTCAATCTCCGATGCCGAAGAGGTTATGGAAAATCCTCGAGAACGAAGACCGGCTTTAGGCCGCAAACGAGCTCGGTTTTCTTTGAAACATAATTCAAG TCAGCCAACTGTGAGTTTAGAACCAAGTTTAGATATCGATAAATTGAACGATCCGGAGGAATTCTTTATGGCTTTTGATAGGATTGAAA aaGCCAAAAAAGAAATACAGAAACAAACAGGTGGTGTTCCATCAAATTTGGATGAAAATGCTCAATCCATGGCTGCACGCCCTCGTCGCCCTGGAATAGCGAG gagaTCAGTTAAGTACAAACATCGCTATTCTACTTCTATGTCCCCGGTGGAAAGCTTTGATGAGGAACTTCGTAGTCCACTTTGTGGTTCACAACAAGAAAAATCTGACCCGGTCCTCGAACTAGCAGAGAAGTTGGCTG GTTCGGTGACCAAAGCAGAGAACAATATTAATCAACTTCTGGATCATTTGCTTTCCAGTAATTATGATGGGGACGAGGCAGTCAGTCTTTTAAAGGAGCGGTTGCAGATCAAGCCTGTTGATCTGGACAAAATATGCCTTCCTGATTTGCAAGATATACGAAGGATTGATTTGAAGGCTTCTAAAGAAAACTTGACAAAGCCTAGAAATTCAATATCAGATTTGATGAAAGGGATTAGTAAAAGGACACCAAACCGACTGGCTGAATGTTCAGTTCATTGTTCAGGTTCTCCAACTCCGCCAAGTTCATTGGCTTCGGTATTATTGCTGAAGAAACAAAGTTTGCGATTCAATGTACTAAATGATCCGTTTTCAAATGATGATATTGACCGATCACCTGTGAGAAATGCATCTCCAATGGAAAATACTAGTAAACAATCTGATCAGGTTGGTATAGAAAAAGAACCAAGTGTGTCACACTGCATTGATAGAAGATCACCAAAGCAACAGTGTGAAAGTTTTGTTCATCATTTAGCTTCTCCTACTCCTCCAAGAAATCCATTAGCTTCAATGTCATTGCAGAATAAATATGTGTTGCAGTTGGATCCTCTTAGTCATCCTTTTCCAACTGACAATATTGACAAATCACCTGGGGGAAGTGCATCTGCTGTTGAAAGTATCAAAAAACAATCTAGTCAGGTTGATACAGAAAAGGAATGGAATGTGTCTCAACTCTTAAGGTCTCCAATATTAGAATCAAATCAAACTACGACTGCTAATGCAAATACTGAGCTCGATGGGAGAGATTTTGCTGGTCTTTTTGACAAATTTGTTAATGATAATGATAGTAGACTTGATTGTGGTATTAGTGCTGTCTCAAGTGGATCTCAGGCTGCCTTAGAGAATAATGGTTTAAGTAGGCCTGAAGTTGATACAGATAGTCAAACAAGAAAACCAATTGAATTTGGTGGAAGG GTAGAAGATATACCATTGGAAGCAGTGGTTTCTGCTCATGTCCAACTTAATGTGGAGGGCACAACCATTGTTAATTCACATACCATTCAGATAGAGTCAG ATCAAGCAAATCCTGCTATGGATCAGGACCATGGAATGGATGGACCTTCAAGAGCTGTAGAAAGTGGTCAGGAGTTGCATGAG CAACAGAATAAGAAGGGCAAAACAAAACGAAGTGCACACCGTGTACTTAAGAGGAAAGAAGTTTCTCGGAGACAAAGCCTTGCAG GTGCTGGTACTACATTCGATACAGAAGGGAGGAGACGAAGCACGAGGATCAGATCAAGACCGTTGGAATTCTGGAAAGGTGAAAGATTCTTATACGGACGTGTACATTCAA
- the LOC107891691 gene encoding centromere protein C isoform X3 gives MSPVESFDEELRSPLCGSQQEKSDPVLELAEKLAGSVTKAENNINQLLDHLLSSNYDGDEAVSLLKERLQIKPVDLDKICLPDLQDIRRIDLKASKENLTKPRNSISDLMKGISKRTPNRLAECSVHCSGSPTPPSSLASVLLLKKQSLRFNVLNDPFSNDDIDRSPVRNASPMENTSKQSDQVGIEKEPSVSHCIDRRSPKQQCESFVHHLASPTPPRNPLASMSLQNKYVLQLDPLSHPFPTDNIDKSPGGSASAVESIKKQSSQVDTEKEWNVSQLLRSPILESNQTTTANANTELDGRDFAGLFDKFVNDNDSRLDCGISAVSSGSQAALENNGLSRPEVDTDSQTRKPIEFGGRVEDIPLEAVVSAHVQLNVEGTTIVNSHTIQIESDQANPAMDQDHGMDGPSRAVESGQELHEQQNKKGKTKRSAHRVLKRKEVSRRQSLAGAGTTFDTEGRRRSTRIRSRPLEFWKGERFLYGRVHSSLSTVIGIKYESPEKADGENPTLKVKSFVSDEYKDLVELAARF, from the exons ATGTCCCCGGTGGAAAGCTTTGATGAGGAACTTCGTAGTCCACTTTGTGGTTCACAACAAGAAAAATCTGACCCGGTCCTCGAACTAGCAGAGAAGTTGGCTG GTTCGGTGACCAAAGCAGAGAACAATATTAATCAACTTCTGGATCATTTGCTTTCCAGTAATTATGATGGGGACGAGGCAGTCAGTCTTTTAAAGGAGCGGTTGCAGATCAAGCCTGTTGATCTGGACAAAATATGCCTTCCTGATTTGCAAGATATACGAAGGATTGATTTGAAGGCTTCTAAAGAAAACTTGACAAAGCCTAGAAATTCAATATCAGATTTGATGAAAGGGATTAGTAAAAGGACACCAAACCGACTGGCTGAATGTTCAGTTCATTGTTCAGGTTCTCCAACTCCGCCAAGTTCATTGGCTTCGGTATTATTGCTGAAGAAACAAAGTTTGCGATTCAATGTACTAAATGATCCGTTTTCAAATGATGATATTGACCGATCACCTGTGAGAAATGCATCTCCAATGGAAAATACTAGTAAACAATCTGATCAGGTTGGTATAGAAAAAGAACCAAGTGTGTCACACTGCATTGATAGAAGATCACCAAAGCAACAGTGTGAAAGTTTTGTTCATCATTTAGCTTCTCCTACTCCTCCAAGAAATCCATTAGCTTCAATGTCATTGCAGAATAAATATGTGTTGCAGTTGGATCCTCTTAGTCATCCTTTTCCAACTGACAATATTGACAAATCACCTGGGGGAAGTGCATCTGCTGTTGAAAGTATCAAAAAACAATCTAGTCAGGTTGATACAGAAAAGGAATGGAATGTGTCTCAACTCTTAAGGTCTCCAATATTAGAATCAAATCAAACTACGACTGCTAATGCAAATACTGAGCTCGATGGGAGAGATTTTGCTGGTCTTTTTGACAAATTTGTTAATGATAATGATAGTAGACTTGATTGTGGTATTAGTGCTGTCTCAAGTGGATCTCAGGCTGCCTTAGAGAATAATGGTTTAAGTAGGCCTGAAGTTGATACAGATAGTCAAACAAGAAAACCAATTGAATTTGGTGGAAGG GTAGAAGATATACCATTGGAAGCAGTGGTTTCTGCTCATGTCCAACTTAATGTGGAGGGCACAACCATTGTTAATTCACATACCATTCAGATAGAGTCAG ATCAAGCAAATCCTGCTATGGATCAGGACCATGGAATGGATGGACCTTCAAGAGCTGTAGAAAGTGGTCAGGAGTTGCATGAG CAACAGAATAAGAAGGGCAAAACAAAACGAAGTGCACACCGTGTACTTAAGAGGAAAGAAGTTTCTCGGAGACAAAGCCTTGCAG GTGCTGGTACTACATTCGATACAGAAGGGAGGAGACGAAGCACGAGGATCAGATCAAGACCGTTGGAATTCTGGAAAGGTGAAAGATTCTTATACGGACGTGTACATTCAA
- the LOC107891691 gene encoding centromere protein C isoform X2 has product MSISDAEEVMENPRERRPALGRKRARFSLKHNSSQPTVSLEPSLDIDKLNDPEEFFMAFDRIEKAKKEIQKQTGGVPSNLDENAQSMAARPRRPGIARRSVKYKHRYSTSMSPVESFDEELRSPLCGSQQEKSDPVLELAEKLAGSVTKAENNINQLLDHLLSSNYDGDEAVSLLKERLQIKPVDLDKICLPDLQDIRRIDLKASKENLTKPRNSISDLMKGISKRTPNRLAECSVHCSGSPTPPSSLASVLLLKKQSLRFNVLNDPFSNDDIDRSPVRNASPMENTSKQSDQVGIEKEPSVSHCIDRRSPKQQCESFVHHLASPTPPRNPLASMSLQNKYVLQLDPLSHPFPTDNIDKSPGGSASAVESIKKQSSQVDTEKEWNVSQLLRSPILESNQTTTANANTELDGRDFAGLFDKFVNDNDSRLDCGISAVSSGSQAALENNGLSRPEVDTDSQTRKPIEFGGRVEDIPLEAVVSAHVQLNVEGTTIVNSHTIQIESDQANPAMDQDHGMDGPSRAVESGQELHENKKGKTKRSAHRVLKRKEVSRRQSLAGAGTTFDTEGRRRSTRIRSRPLEFWKGERFLYGRVHSSLSTVIGIKYESPEKADGENPTLKVKSFVSDEYKDLVELAARF; this is encoded by the exons ATGTCAATCTCCGATGCCGAAGAGGTTATGGAAAATCCTCGAGAACGAAGACCGGCTTTAGGCCGCAAACGAGCTCGGTTTTCTTTGAAACATAATTCAAG TCAGCCAACTGTGAGTTTAGAACCAAGTTTAGATATCGATAAATTGAACGATCCGGAGGAATTCTTTATGGCTTTTGATAGGATTGAAA aaGCCAAAAAAGAAATACAGAAACAAACAGGTGGTGTTCCATCAAATTTGGATGAAAATGCTCAATCCATGGCTGCACGCCCTCGTCGCCCTGGAATAGCGAG gagaTCAGTTAAGTACAAACATCGCTATTCTACTTCTATGTCCCCGGTGGAAAGCTTTGATGAGGAACTTCGTAGTCCACTTTGTGGTTCACAACAAGAAAAATCTGACCCGGTCCTCGAACTAGCAGAGAAGTTGGCTG GTTCGGTGACCAAAGCAGAGAACAATATTAATCAACTTCTGGATCATTTGCTTTCCAGTAATTATGATGGGGACGAGGCAGTCAGTCTTTTAAAGGAGCGGTTGCAGATCAAGCCTGTTGATCTGGACAAAATATGCCTTCCTGATTTGCAAGATATACGAAGGATTGATTTGAAGGCTTCTAAAGAAAACTTGACAAAGCCTAGAAATTCAATATCAGATTTGATGAAAGGGATTAGTAAAAGGACACCAAACCGACTGGCTGAATGTTCAGTTCATTGTTCAGGTTCTCCAACTCCGCCAAGTTCATTGGCTTCGGTATTATTGCTGAAGAAACAAAGTTTGCGATTCAATGTACTAAATGATCCGTTTTCAAATGATGATATTGACCGATCACCTGTGAGAAATGCATCTCCAATGGAAAATACTAGTAAACAATCTGATCAGGTTGGTATAGAAAAAGAACCAAGTGTGTCACACTGCATTGATAGAAGATCACCAAAGCAACAGTGTGAAAGTTTTGTTCATCATTTAGCTTCTCCTACTCCTCCAAGAAATCCATTAGCTTCAATGTCATTGCAGAATAAATATGTGTTGCAGTTGGATCCTCTTAGTCATCCTTTTCCAACTGACAATATTGACAAATCACCTGGGGGAAGTGCATCTGCTGTTGAAAGTATCAAAAAACAATCTAGTCAGGTTGATACAGAAAAGGAATGGAATGTGTCTCAACTCTTAAGGTCTCCAATATTAGAATCAAATCAAACTACGACTGCTAATGCAAATACTGAGCTCGATGGGAGAGATTTTGCTGGTCTTTTTGACAAATTTGTTAATGATAATGATAGTAGACTTGATTGTGGTATTAGTGCTGTCTCAAGTGGATCTCAGGCTGCCTTAGAGAATAATGGTTTAAGTAGGCCTGAAGTTGATACAGATAGTCAAACAAGAAAACCAATTGAATTTGGTGGAAGG GTAGAAGATATACCATTGGAAGCAGTGGTTTCTGCTCATGTCCAACTTAATGTGGAGGGCACAACCATTGTTAATTCACATACCATTCAGATAGAGTCAG ATCAAGCAAATCCTGCTATGGATCAGGACCATGGAATGGATGGACCTTCAAGAGCTGTAGAAAGTGGTCAGGAGTTGCATGAG AATAAGAAGGGCAAAACAAAACGAAGTGCACACCGTGTACTTAAGAGGAAAGAAGTTTCTCGGAGACAAAGCCTTGCAG GTGCTGGTACTACATTCGATACAGAAGGGAGGAGACGAAGCACGAGGATCAGATCAAGACCGTTGGAATTCTGGAAAGGTGAAAGATTCTTATACGGACGTGTACATTCAA